The following proteins are co-located in the Komagataeibacter sp. FNDCF1 genome:
- a CDS encoding IS3 family transposase (programmed frameshift) has product MKSDRFTDAQIMGVIRQAEGGVPVPDLCREHGISNATFYRWRAKYGGMDASMISQMKALEEENRRLKRMYADLSMQTDILKEALGKKLKRPAQRREPAAQAVAHHGVSIALACRIFGISETCFRYRPRLAAENDRIADLLVGLTQAHRRWGFGLCFLYLRNVQGHVWNHKRVYRIYRELELNLRIKPRKRLVREKPEKLSVPALPNTVWSMDFMADRLLDGRAFRLLNILDDFNREGLAIEVDFSLPACRVVRCLEQVMEWRGRPEAIRMDNGPEYVSHTLVSWAGKQGITLIYTQPGNPQQNAYIERYNRTVRQEWLEQYLFESIQDVQEVATQWLWTYNHDRPNMGNSGLTPAQKLKTAA; this is encoded by the exons ATGAAGAGTGATCGCTTTACTGACGCACAGATCATGGGTGTGATCCGCCAGGCTGAGGGCGGTGTCCCGGTTCCTGACCTGTGTCGGGAGCATGGGATCAGCAACGCCACGTTTTACCGGTGGCGCGCGAAATATGGCGGTATGGATGCTTCGATGATCAGTCAGATGAAGGCTCTGGAAGAGGAGAACCGTCGGCTGAAGCGCATGTATGCGGATCTGAGCATGCAGACGGATATCCTGAAGGAAGCCCTTGGAAAAAAAT TGAAGCGGCCAGCCCAGCGCCGGGAACCGGCCGCACAGGCTGTGGCGCATCATGGGGTCAGCATTGCGCTGGCCTGTCGGATTTTTGGGATATCCGAGACCTGCTTTCGCTATCGTCCGCGACTGGCAGCGGAGAACGACAGGATTGCCGATCTTCTGGTGGGACTGACCCAGGCTCACAGGAGATGGGGATTTGGTCTGTGTTTCCTGTATCTGCGCAATGTGCAGGGACATGTCTGGAATCATAAGCGGGTTTATCGGATCTATCGGGAACTGGAACTCAACCTGCGGATTAAACCCCGCAAGCGTCTTGTTCGCGAAAAGCCTGAAAAGCTGTCGGTTCCGGCCCTTCCCAACACGGTCTGGTCCATGGATTTTATGGCGGACAGGCTTTTGGATGGGCGCGCTTTTCGGCTCCTGAACATTCTGGATGACTTCAATCGTGAAGGACTGGCGATCGAGGTTGATTTTTCCCTGCCGGCCTGTCGGGTTGTCCGCTGTCTGGAACAGGTTATGGAGTGGCGTGGCAGGCCAGAAGCTATCCGAATGGATAATGGCCCTGAATATGTCAGTCATACGTTGGTTTCATGGGCCGGAAAACAGGGGATTACCCTGATCTATACGCAACCGGGTAATCCGCAGCAGAACGCCTATATTGAACGTTACAATAGAACTGTCCGGCAGGAATGGCTGGAGCAGTATTTGTTTGAAAGCATTCAGGACGTGCAGGAGGTCGCAACACAATGGCTCTGGACATATAACCATGACAGACCCAACATGGGGAACAGCGGGCTAACCCCCGCCCAGAAACTAAAAACAGCTGCCTGA
- a CDS encoding DUF736 domain-containing protein gives MSQIGFFTRTADGFAGRVRTLSLDAELTFVPTENNGAEHAPDYRIHLGDGESGPELGAGWKRTGERAGEYISIVLDDPSFMQPIRATLFQAGRGGREWQLVWNRPAKRPGGRE, from the coding sequence ATGAGCCAGATCGGATTTTTTACGCGCACCGCTGATGGTTTCGCCGGTCGGGTGCGCACCCTGTCGCTGGACGCCGAACTGACCTTCGTGCCGACGGAAAACAATGGCGCGGAACATGCGCCGGATTATCGCATCCATCTCGGTGATGGAGAGTCCGGACCAGAACTGGGTGCGGGATGGAAACGCACCGGAGAGCGTGCTGGCGAGTATATTTCCATCGTGCTGGATGATCCCAGTTTCATGCAGCCAATCCGCGCCACGTTGTTCCAGGCCGGGCGCGGTGGGCGTGAATGGCAACTGGTGTGGAACCGACCTGCAAAACGCCCAGGAGGCCGGGAATGA
- a CDS encoding DUF2285 domain-containing protein, with protein MFPRPEINPAFQDLAPTEPFLTPYDFKMLVVYLRLLDAAEDEANWKEVARIVLRRDPDADPARTRRCRESHLARAEWMSHTGHRLLLATGAEWPRYH; from the coding sequence ATGTTTCCGCGTCCCGAGATAAATCCCGCGTTCCAAGATCTGGCCCCCACGGAGCCATTCCTGACGCCATATGATTTCAAGATGCTGGTCGTCTATCTTCGCCTGCTCGATGCGGCCGAAGACGAAGCAAACTGGAAAGAGGTCGCCCGGATCGTGCTGCGTCGTGATCCAGATGCCGATCCCGCCAGAACAAGGCGATGCCGGGAATCCCATCTCGCACGAGCAGAGTGGATGAGCCATACGGGCCATCGCCTACTACTGGCCACGGGAGCCGAGTGGCCGAGATACCATTGA